A single window of Sebaldella sp. S0638 DNA harbors:
- the rplK gene encoding 50S ribosomal protein L11: MAKEVIGKIKLQLDAGKANPSPPVGPALGQHGVNIMDFCKAFNAQTQDKMGFVIPVEISVYADRSFTFILKTPPASDLLKKAAKVNKGAANSVKDVAGTITKAQLKEIAETKMPDLNAGSVEAAMNVIAGTARSMGIKISE, encoded by the coding sequence ATGGCAAAAGAAGTAATTGGAAAAATAAAATTACAATTAGACGCTGGAAAGGCAAATCCGTCTCCACCGGTAGGACCTGCTTTAGGACAACACGGTGTTAATATAATGGATTTCTGTAAAGCATTTAATGCACAAACTCAAGACAAAATGGGATTTGTAATTCCTGTGGAGATTTCTGTTTATGCTGACAGAAGCTTTACTTTTATACTAAAGACTCCACCTGCATCAGATTTATTGAAAAAAGCAGCTAAAGTTAACAAAGGTGCTGCAAACTCAGTAAAAGATGTTGCTGGAACTATTACAAAAGCTCAGCTGAAAGAAATTGCAGAAACAAAAATGCCTGATTTAAATGCTGGCAGTGTTGAAGCGGCTATGAATGTAATCGCCGGTACAGCAAGAAGCATGGGAATAAAAATAAGCGAATAA
- the nusG gene encoding transcription termination/antitermination protein NusG produces MTLDGDNLEKKWYIIHTYSGYEKKVKADLEKRVVTLNLTDRVFRILVPEEEIMEEKRGKMVKVPRKLFPGYVMVEMLSKKEENDLGLGYRVDSDAWYVIRNTNGVTGFVGVGSDPIPLADDEAKSLLGKIGLDENESAPKARLDLEAGEKVIIKNGAFENQEAEIAEVDHEHGRVKVMVEVFGRMTPVELEYHEVRKI; encoded by the coding sequence ATGACGTTAGATGGCGATAATTTAGAAAAAAAATGGTATATAATTCATACATATTCAGGATATGAAAAGAAAGTGAAAGCCGATCTTGAGAAACGTGTAGTAACACTGAATCTCACAGACAGAGTTTTCAGAATACTTGTTCCTGAAGAAGAAATAATGGAAGAAAAAAGAGGGAAAATGGTTAAGGTTCCCAGAAAATTATTTCCGGGATATGTAATGGTAGAAATGCTGTCTAAAAAAGAGGAAAACGATTTAGGGCTGGGATACAGAGTAGACAGTGATGCCTGGTATGTAATAAGAAATACTAACGGCGTTACAGGATTCGTAGGCGTAGGAAGTGATCCTATACCGCTTGCAGATGACGAAGCAAAAAGCCTTTTAGGAAAAATCGGTTTAGACGAGAATGAAAGTGCTCCGAAAGCAAGACTTGATCTTGAAGCAGGAGAAAAAGTAATAATTAAGAATGGTGCATTTGAAAATCAGGAAGCTGAAATAGCTGAAGTTGATCATGAACATGGAAGAGTAAAAGTCATGGTAGAGGTTTTCGGAAGAATGACGCCAGTAGAGCTGGAATATCACGAAGTTCGTAAAATTTAA
- the secE gene encoding preprotein translocase subunit SecE — MLKEIIDEYKKVYWPSKQEVLHVTVIVLLITIFISLYVVAFDLSFNRVLSLLIIFLRGK, encoded by the coding sequence ATGTTGAAAGAAATAATAGATGAATATAAAAAAGTATATTGGCCAAGTAAACAAGAGGTACTCCATGTTACTGTGATTGTTTTATTAATAACTATATTTATTTCTCTGTATGTAGTTGCATTTGATCTAAGCTTTAACAGAGTATTATCTCTACTAATAATTTTTTTAAGAGGTAAATAG
- the rpmG gene encoding 50S ribosomal protein L33, protein MRVQVILECTETKLRHYVTTKNKKTHPERIELRKYNPVLRKYTLYREVK, encoded by the coding sequence ATGAGAGTACAAGTTATCCTGGAATGTACAGAAACTAAGTTGAGACACTATGTGACTACTAAAAACAAGAAGACACATCCTGAGAGAATCGAACTTAGAAAGTACAATCCGGTATTAAGAAAATACACTCTGTATAGAGAAGTAAAATAA
- a CDS encoding 2-hydroxyacid dehydrogenase family protein, protein MGKIFIAGEIPEAGYEALKDHELDVYKGEKLIGEEELLMRSRDADAILSLLSTQINKKIIDNAEKVKIIANFGAGYDNVDFEYAGKKGIPVSNTPLVSTEATAELTIGLLLAVSRRIAEGDELCRTTGFNGWAPLFFLGREVHGKTLGIIGFGNIGRSVAKKAKGFGLNILYYDIEKQDENIEKELEAKYSAFGELLEKSDFITINSAYTPALKHMIDEKEFSAMKKTAYIINCARGPIINEKALVKALKNAEIEGAALDVYEFEPEIGDELKKMKNVVLTPHIGNATIETRDQMALCAAKNIVQVLNGENPYSPVNKYK, encoded by the coding sequence ATGGGAAAGATATTTATAGCGGGAGAAATACCCGAAGCAGGATATGAAGCTTTAAAAGATCATGAACTGGATGTTTATAAAGGGGAAAAGCTCATAGGAGAAGAGGAGCTGCTTATGAGAAGCAGAGACGCAGATGCCATATTAAGTCTTTTATCTACACAGATAAATAAGAAGATTATTGACAATGCAGAAAAAGTAAAAATAATAGCTAATTTTGGTGCAGGTTATGATAATGTAGATTTTGAATATGCAGGTAAAAAAGGAATTCCTGTTTCAAATACGCCGTTAGTATCGACTGAGGCTACTGCTGAACTGACAATAGGGCTTTTGCTGGCAGTTTCAAGAAGAATTGCCGAAGGTGATGAGTTATGCAGAACTACAGGATTTAACGGATGGGCTCCTTTATTTTTTCTTGGGAGAGAAGTACACGGGAAAACATTAGGAATAATAGGATTTGGAAATATAGGACGTTCTGTGGCAAAAAAGGCAAAAGGTTTTGGTTTGAATATTTTGTATTATGATATAGAAAAACAGGATGAAAACATAGAAAAGGAACTGGAGGCAAAATATTCCGCTTTTGGAGAACTATTAGAAAAATCGGATTTTATAACAATAAACAGTGCTTATACTCCGGCTCTTAAACATATGATTGATGAAAAAGAATTCAGTGCAATGAAAAAAACTGCATATATCATAAATTGTGCCAGAGGTCCGATTATTAATGAAAAAGCTCTGGTAAAAGCTTTGAAAAACGCGGAAATAGAAGGTGCTGCACTGGATGTTTATGAATTCGAGCCTGAAATAGGAGATGAACTAAAAAAGATGAAAAATGTAGTGCTTACTCCTCATATAGGAAATGCCACAATAGAAACCAGAGATCAGATGGCTTTATGTGCTGCAAAAAATATAGTGCAGGTACTAAACGGTGAAAATCCGTATTCACCAGTGAATAAATATAAATAA
- a CDS encoding PTS transporter subunit EIIC has product MNFKFFLQKLGKSVLFPIAALPVAGLLIRFGADDMLNIPLLGAAGTIFANMDMLFALSIVIGFSKSKDKAIPAITGFLSLIVLKEGLKIMNPELSMGVFGGIVAGLIAAAVYNRFKETKLPSVLTFFGGEKTPISVIIPVMILTSGIFGIIWPFMQNGIDKFAHGLVKLGAVGVFLFGFLNRLLIPFGLHHVLNSYIYFALGEYQTPKGEIVSGEIPRFIAGDPTSGSFLVGFFVIMMFGIPAIGLAITRAARKERKKEVEGLMTSGAITSIITGITEPVEFSFLFASPLLYFIHCIYTGLSFAVMYFLQVRLGFSFGTGVVDFVLNFTKGNKTWLIIPVGIFFFLLYYFTFYILITKLNIKVVGREEETPYGDESAYEENELSLSHKNYEYMAKKIIENIGGKENIISLQNCVTRLRMELHDSDLVDISKLKQTGAHAVIKNDKHNVQVVIGPEVTNVIIYMKRITGE; this is encoded by the coding sequence ATGAATTTTAAATTTTTTCTGCAAAAACTGGGTAAATCAGTTCTGTTTCCTATAGCTGCATTACCTGTAGCCGGTTTATTAATAAGATTTGGTGCTGATGATATGCTGAATATACCTTTACTGGGAGCAGCAGGAACTATTTTTGCAAATATGGATATGTTGTTTGCTTTGAGTATAGTAATAGGTTTTTCAAAATCTAAGGATAAAGCAATTCCGGCAATAACCGGTTTTCTGTCATTGATAGTTTTGAAAGAGGGATTGAAAATAATGAACCCTGAGCTGAGTATGGGGGTATTCGGCGGAATTGTAGCAGGATTAATAGCAGCTGCTGTTTATAACAGATTCAAAGAGACAAAACTTCCAAGTGTTCTTACATTTTTCGGCGGGGAAAAAACTCCGATAAGTGTGATAATTCCTGTTATGATTCTTACGTCAGGAATATTCGGGATTATATGGCCGTTTATGCAGAACGGAATTGATAAATTTGCACATGGACTGGTAAAACTGGGTGCAGTGGGAGTATTCCTGTTTGGCTTCCTGAACAGACTGCTTATACCTTTCGGGCTTCATCATGTTCTTAATTCTTATATATATTTTGCACTTGGTGAGTATCAGACACCAAAAGGCGAGATAGTAAGCGGAGAAATTCCAAGATTTATAGCGGGTGATCCTACTTCAGGTTCTTTCCTCGTGGGATTCTTTGTTATAATGATGTTTGGTATACCGGCTATAGGACTTGCAATAACAAGAGCTGCAAGGAAAGAAAGAAAAAAAGAGGTAGAAGGTCTTATGACATCAGGAGCGATTACTTCTATTATTACAGGAATTACTGAGCCGGTAGAATTTTCATTTTTATTTGCATCACCTTTGTTGTATTTTATACACTGCATATATACAGGCTTATCATTTGCAGTGATGTATTTTTTACAGGTAAGGCTCGGTTTTTCTTTCGGTACCGGAGTAGTAGATTTTGTGCTGAATTTTACTAAGGGAAATAAAACATGGCTTATAATACCTGTAGGGATATTCTTTTTTCTGCTTTATTATTTTACTTTCTATATATTGATTACAAAACTAAATATAAAGGTAGTAGGAAGAGAGGAAGAAACACCTTACGGAGATGAAAGTGCATATGAAGAAAATGAACTGTCTTTATCACATAAAAATTATGAATATATGGCAAAAAAAATAATAGAAAATATCGGGGGGAAAGAAAATATAATATCACTGCAGAATTGTGTAACAAGGCTCAGAATGGAACTGCATGACAGTGATCTTGTAGATATAAGCAAACTTAAACAGACAGGGGCACATGCAGTAATTAAGAATGATAAACATAATGTACAGGTGGTAATAGGCCCTGAAGTTACAAATGTAATTATATATATGAAAAGGATAACAGGAGAATAA